In Pseudobythopirellula maris, a single window of DNA contains:
- a CDS encoding PEP-CTERM sorting domain-containing protein (PEP-CTERM proteins occur, often in large numbers, in the proteomes of bacteria that also encode an exosortase, a predicted intramembrane cysteine proteinase. The presence of a PEP-CTERM domain at a protein's C-terminus predicts cleavage within the sorting domain, followed by covalent anchoring to some some component of the (usually Gram-negative) cell surface. Many PEP-CTERM proteins exhibit an unusual sequence composition that includes large numbers of potential glycosylation sites. Expression of one such protein has been shown restore the ability of a bacterium to form floc, a type of biofilm.): MPKLNGQYYPSIYGAPLSVQNTATQYGDATNGDARYAVGGSEIDYVAANVDSGRLNVLVAGNLESNFNKLNIFIDSEPGGMNVVDGANAPAGVDPYCCPGAGTSAGALQGLDGLKFDDGFEADHFLTFSNGEHTFGADPITAWTLTSYYADLTAGPAGKKSEIGFQYQSSGGSPLPGQPSYAPIDQLNNGCLGPDDNACDPPEHEFAEPVDTVNDPTNAKGHRDLLNDVGLLMGIDNSNTQGVEGGAGATMSDPGTARTGLSFSIPLSTINRTLTGVPSPLRLVAFIGNGSHSHVSNQFAGDGVLQGNLGSPAGVDLSAIAGDQFVTVPAAPRIAGDYNGNGTVDAADFTVWRDAVASHTLGGFARMDLTADGNGDFVVDDLDRQFWADRFGDQAPPALTGGVPEPATAWALLAGLIAAAVRRSR, encoded by the coding sequence TTGCCCAAGTTAAACGGGCAGTATTACCCCAGCATTTACGGCGCCCCGCTCTCGGTGCAGAACACCGCCACGCAGTACGGCGACGCCACGAACGGCGACGCCCGTTACGCCGTGGGCGGCTCGGAGATCGATTACGTGGCGGCCAACGTCGACAGCGGTCGGCTGAACGTCTTGGTGGCGGGCAACCTCGAGAGCAATTTCAACAAGCTCAACATCTTCATCGACTCCGAGCCGGGCGGCATGAACGTTGTCGACGGCGCCAACGCCCCCGCGGGGGTCGATCCCTACTGCTGCCCCGGCGCCGGGACGAGCGCCGGCGCGTTGCAGGGACTCGACGGGCTGAAGTTCGACGACGGCTTCGAGGCCGACCACTTCCTCACGTTCTCCAACGGCGAGCACACGTTCGGCGCCGACCCGATCACCGCGTGGACGCTCACCTCGTACTACGCCGACCTGACCGCCGGGCCCGCTGGCAAGAAGAGCGAGATCGGCTTTCAGTACCAATCCTCTGGAGGTAGCCCGCTGCCCGGGCAGCCCTCTTACGCCCCGATCGACCAGCTCAACAACGGCTGCTTGGGCCCCGACGACAACGCCTGCGACCCGCCCGAGCACGAGTTCGCCGAGCCGGTCGACACCGTGAACGACCCGACGAACGCCAAGGGCCACCGCGACCTGCTCAACGACGTCGGCCTGCTGATGGGCATCGACAACAGCAACACGCAGGGGGTGGAGGGTGGCGCCGGCGCCACGATGAGCGACCCCGGCACGGCTCGCACCGGGCTCTCGTTCTCGATCCCGCTGTCAACGATCAACCGCACGCTCACCGGCGTGCCGAGCCCGTTGCGGCTCGTGGCCTTCATTGGCAACGGGTCGCACAGCCACGTGTCGAACCAGTTCGCCGGCGACGGCGTGCTGCAAGGCAACCTCGGCTCGCCCGCGGGGGTCGACCTGTCGGCGATCGCCGGCGACCAGTTCGTCACCGTACCCGCCGCGCCGCGCATCGCGGGCGACTACAACGGCAACGGCACGGTCGACGCGGCCGACTTCACGGTGTGGCGCGACGCCGTGGCGAGCCACACGCTCGGCGGCTTCGCCCGGATGGACCTCACGGCCGACGGCAACGGCGACTTCGTGGTCGACGACCTCGACCGCCAGTTTTGGGCCGACCGCTTTGGCGACCAGGCCCCACCCGCTCTGACGGGCGGTGTGCCAGAGCCCGCGACCGCTTGGGCGTTGCTCGCCGGATTGATCGCGGCCGCCGTGCGACGGTCAAGATGA
- a CDS encoding sigma-54 interaction domain-containing protein produces the protein MAHPTTNPTSIDSLLTHGPEQADGWLLGDAPAITRIARHAEKAAEVECTVLVTGETGTGKEVWARNLHRLSARRDQPFVPVNCAALTATLAESQLFGHEKGAFTGAAGESLGAFRAAEGGVIFLDEVGEMPLELQPKLLRVLQQSEVTPVGAAHPVPINVQIVAATNRDLEREVAEGRFREDLYYRLNMVELRVPTLRDRVEDIPRFVDFFAQRFAAKYNRNVWRPSADRLREFCEYGWPGNVRQLSHVIEQAYVLDCEPSLPCQSTPADTADRALPFTNLARLRSAAVKQALRTTGGHKGRAAKLLGVHANTMTRLVAQCSGGDD, from the coding sequence ATGGCGCACCCCACCACGAATCCCACCTCGATTGACTCCCTGCTGACGCACGGCCCGGAACAGGCCGATGGTTGGTTGTTGGGAGACGCCCCCGCGATCACGCGCATCGCCCGGCACGCCGAAAAGGCGGCCGAGGTTGAGTGCACGGTCCTCGTCACCGGCGAGACCGGCACGGGCAAAGAAGTCTGGGCCCGCAATCTCCACCGCCTCAGTGCGCGGCGCGACCAGCCCTTTGTGCCGGTCAACTGCGCGGCGCTCACCGCCACACTCGCCGAGAGCCAGCTCTTCGGCCACGAGAAGGGCGCGTTCACCGGCGCCGCCGGCGAGAGCCTCGGCGCCTTCCGCGCCGCCGAAGGCGGAGTGATCTTCCTCGACGAGGTGGGCGAGATGCCCCTCGAACTGCAGCCCAAGCTGCTCCGCGTGTTGCAGCAGAGCGAGGTGACGCCTGTTGGCGCCGCCCACCCCGTGCCGATCAACGTGCAGATCGTGGCCGCCACGAACCGCGATCTCGAACGCGAGGTCGCCGAAGGCCGCTTCCGCGAAGACCTCTACTACCGGCTCAACATGGTCGAGCTGCGTGTCCCCACGCTCCGCGACCGGGTAGAAGACATCCCGCGGTTCGTCGATTTCTTCGCCCAGCGATTCGCGGCGAAGTACAACCGCAATGTCTGGCGCCCTTCGGCCGATCGCCTGCGTGAGTTCTGCGAGTACGGTTGGCCCGGCAACGTGCGGCAGCTGTCGCACGTGATCGAGCAGGCGTACGTGCTCGACTGTGAGCCCTCGCTCCCGTGCCAGTCCACGCCGGCCGACACGGCCGACCGGGCGTTGCCCTTCACGAACCTCGCCCGGCTCCGCTCGGCGGCGGTGAAGCAGGCCCTGCGCACTACCGGCGGCCACAAGGGCCGTGCGGCCAAGCTCCTGGGCGTTCACGCCAACACGATGACGCGGCTCGTCGCCCAGTGCAGCGGCGGCGACGATTGA
- a CDS encoding LpxI family protein produces the protein MASESSSKKRIGLLAAWGRFPIVVAEALKRDGHEVYCLGVKRHCDPAIRELVDDFEWLGAARLGGAIRYFNRHGVTQATMAGKFHKAEIYRPWAWFRYTPDAVFLRAFYKHFVTSRADRKDDTLLGVLVDTFAQGGVEFLPATDFAPELLVGEGLIAGREPSVSERADIEFGWRLAKEMGRLDVGQSVCVKDRAPLAVEAIEGTDVCIQRAGQLCPRGGFTVVKVAKPRQDMRFDVPTIGVRTLRTMAAAGGRLLAVEAGRTILLDEPDVCSTADRLGVTVVALQGAEEDAPRSTAA, from the coding sequence GTGGCATCGGAAAGCTCGTCGAAAAAACGCATCGGTTTGCTGGCCGCCTGGGGGCGGTTTCCCATCGTGGTTGCCGAGGCGCTCAAGCGCGACGGGCACGAGGTCTACTGCCTGGGCGTCAAACGCCATTGCGATCCGGCGATCCGTGAGCTAGTCGACGACTTCGAGTGGCTCGGCGCCGCCCGGCTCGGCGGGGCGATCCGCTACTTCAATCGCCACGGCGTCACGCAAGCAACCATGGCTGGCAAGTTCCACAAGGCCGAGATCTACCGCCCCTGGGCCTGGTTCCGCTACACGCCCGACGCGGTGTTCCTCCGCGCTTTCTACAAGCACTTCGTCACCAGCCGCGCCGACCGCAAGGACGACACGCTGCTGGGAGTGTTGGTCGACACGTTCGCGCAAGGAGGGGTCGAGTTCCTGCCGGCCACCGACTTCGCCCCCGAGCTGCTGGTGGGCGAGGGCCTGATCGCCGGCCGCGAGCCGAGCGTTTCTGAAAGGGCCGACATCGAGTTCGGCTGGCGGCTCGCCAAGGAGATGGGCCGTCTCGACGTGGGGCAGAGCGTGTGCGTCAAAGACCGCGCGCCGCTTGCTGTCGAGGCGATCGAAGGGACCGATGTTTGCATCCAGCGGGCAGGACAGCTCTGCCCCCGCGGCGGCTTCACCGTGGTGAAGGTCGCCAAGCCGCGGCAAGACATGCGGTTCGACGTGCCGACGATCGGCGTCCGCACGCTGCGGACGATGGCGGCAGCCGGCGGCCGGCTGCTCGCCGTCGAGGCGGGTCGCACGATCTTGCTCGACGAGCCCGACGTTTGCAGCACAGCCGATCGCTTGGGGGTGACCGTGGTCGCTCTGCAAGGAGCGGAAGAAGACGCCCCGCGGTCAACCGCCGCGTAG
- the lpxD gene encoding UDP-3-O-(3-hydroxymyristoyl)glucosamine N-acyltransferase, with product MSKAPRTTLARLAKLVGGTAVGIEASAITDAKPLDELFYEAQSGVITLVDSPDRVERLRESGAAAAVVPPGVEADGVPLLVVEDVHAAFSRIVRQFRPARAKAPTGVHPTAVIAASASVAADVTIGPYAIVGEGSTIESGAAVGAHCVVGDGCQVGEGAKLFPRVTLYEGTVVGDRCQLHSGVVIGSFGFGYRQKEGKHTRAAQLGNVEIADDVEIGAGTTIDRGAYGPTRIGKGTKIDNLVQIAHNCQIGRHNLICSQVGIAGSTTTGDYVVMAGQVGVRDHVRIGDRAVISAMAGVPNDVPEDAVMLGAPAKPVREQKMQFAAMAKLPEMRKEFKAMRRELKELQEQLAPKQKPTDRAA from the coding sequence ATGAGCAAGGCGCCACGCACCACGCTCGCCCGGTTGGCTAAATTGGTTGGCGGCACGGCGGTAGGCATCGAGGCCTCGGCCATCACCGACGCCAAGCCCCTCGACGAACTGTTCTACGAGGCCCAGAGCGGCGTGATCACGCTGGTCGACTCTCCCGACCGGGTGGAGCGGCTGCGCGAATCGGGCGCGGCGGCCGCGGTGGTCCCGCCCGGCGTCGAGGCCGACGGCGTGCCGTTGCTCGTGGTCGAAGACGTCCACGCGGCGTTCTCTCGCATTGTCCGCCAGTTCCGCCCCGCGCGGGCCAAGGCGCCCACAGGCGTTCACCCCACGGCCGTGATCGCCGCCAGCGCGAGCGTTGCGGCCGACGTGACGATCGGCCCGTACGCCATCGTGGGCGAGGGGTCGACGATCGAGAGCGGCGCGGCGGTCGGCGCCCATTGCGTGGTCGGCGACGGCTGCCAGGTCGGCGAGGGCGCCAAGCTCTTCCCGCGAGTCACTCTGTACGAGGGGACGGTCGTGGGCGATCGGTGCCAGCTCCACAGCGGCGTGGTGATCGGATCGTTCGGGTTCGGCTACCGCCAGAAAGAGGGCAAGCACACCCGCGCCGCCCAGTTGGGCAACGTCGAGATCGCCGACGACGTGGAGATCGGCGCCGGCACGACCATCGACCGCGGCGCCTACGGCCCCACACGCATCGGCAAGGGAACCAAGATCGACAACCTGGTGCAGATCGCCCACAACTGCCAGATCGGTCGCCACAACCTGATCTGCTCGCAGGTCGGCATCGCCGGCAGCACGACCACGGGCGACTACGTGGTGATGGCCGGACAGGTGGGCGTTCGCGACCACGTTCGCATCGGCGATCGGGCGGTGATCTCGGCCATGGCCGGCGTGCCGAACGACGTGCCCGAAGACGCCGTGATGCTCGGCGCCCCCGCCAAGCCGGTACGCGAGCAGAAGATGCAGTTCGCCGCCATGGCCAAGCTGCCGGAGATGCGCAAGGAGTTCAAAGCCATGCGTCGCGAACTCAAGGAGTTGCAAGAGCAGCTCGCCCCCAAGCAGAAGCCCACGGACCGCGCGGCGTAG
- a CDS encoding NADPH-dependent assimilatory sulfite reductase hemoprotein subunit gives MGPDKLHDLLVLRKQRKAQRIAMSEEKLSPVEGFKTASNYLRGPIAEELVNGEPNFTGEAMQLLKHHGTYEQDDRDRRKEAKANKVPGGKYYSMMIRSVIPGGVLSSEQLLAQLDLCDEIGNTTIRLTTRQGIQLHGVLKENLRHYIKRVNEIQQTTLAACGDVCRNMMCSPLPIKANVVYDEMQKLCWDLKEHFKPRTGAYHELWISDEETGEKQLAGGGDGGPDPVEPIYGPTYLPRKFKMGVGLPEDNSADIYSQDIGFLGIVEGGKLVGYDLVVGGGFGRTPSAEKTFAAVAKALCYVPADQAIPAAEAVLKVQRDFGNRADRKRARLKYLVHDWGMEKFKTKVEEYYGGALEAPRAVAITEHNDGMGWGEQGDGKWYYGLAIENGRVKDEGDFRLKSALREIGTTLAPPLRITPHQNLIFCDIEPQDKSRLESVLRSHGVPLTEDVSLARRWSMACPAMPTCGLSITESERFMPGMIDQMDTMLAELGLQDELFTTRMTGCPNGCARPYNSDIGLVGRAVGKYTLFLGGSRLGHRLNWIYKDKVPSDEIVPELRKCFELFKAERQPSESFGDFCDRMGKDALLEKCG, from the coding sequence ATTGGGCCCGACAAACTACACGACTTACTCGTTCTGCGTAAGCAGCGGAAAGCACAAAGGATCGCGATGAGCGAAGAGAAGCTCAGCCCCGTCGAAGGTTTCAAGACCGCTAGCAACTACCTGCGCGGCCCGATCGCCGAGGAGTTGGTCAACGGCGAGCCCAATTTCACGGGCGAGGCGATGCAGCTGCTCAAGCACCACGGCACTTACGAGCAGGACGACCGCGACCGCCGCAAAGAGGCCAAGGCCAACAAGGTCCCGGGCGGCAAGTACTACAGCATGATGATCCGTTCGGTGATCCCGGGCGGCGTGCTCTCCAGCGAGCAGCTGCTCGCGCAGCTCGACCTGTGCGACGAGATCGGCAACACGACGATCCGTCTCACCACCCGCCAGGGGATCCAGCTGCACGGCGTGCTCAAGGAGAATCTCCGGCACTACATCAAGCGGGTCAACGAGATCCAGCAGACCACGCTCGCCGCCTGCGGCGACGTCTGCCGCAACATGATGTGCTCGCCGCTGCCGATCAAGGCGAACGTCGTTTACGACGAGATGCAGAAGCTCTGCTGGGACCTGAAGGAACACTTCAAGCCGCGCACCGGCGCCTACCACGAGTTGTGGATTTCCGACGAAGAGACGGGCGAGAAGCAGCTGGCGGGCGGCGGCGACGGCGGGCCCGATCCGGTCGAGCCGATCTACGGCCCGACCTACTTGCCACGCAAGTTCAAGATGGGCGTCGGCCTGCCCGAGGACAACTCGGCCGACATCTACTCGCAAGACATCGGTTTCTTGGGCATCGTCGAAGGGGGCAAGCTGGTCGGCTACGACCTGGTCGTCGGCGGCGGTTTCGGCCGCACGCCGAGCGCCGAGAAGACCTTCGCCGCCGTGGCCAAGGCGCTCTGCTACGTCCCCGCCGACCAGGCGATCCCCGCCGCCGAGGCGGTGCTCAAGGTGCAACGCGACTTCGGCAACCGAGCCGACCGCAAGCGGGCGCGGCTCAAGTACCTAGTCCACGACTGGGGCATGGAGAAGTTCAAGACCAAGGTCGAGGAGTACTACGGCGGAGCGCTCGAAGCGCCCCGCGCGGTGGCCATCACCGAGCACAACGACGGCATGGGCTGGGGCGAGCAGGGCGACGGCAAGTGGTACTACGGCTTGGCGATCGAGAACGGCCGCGTGAAGGACGAGGGCGATTTTCGCCTGAAGTCCGCGTTGCGCGAGATCGGCACGACGCTGGCCCCGCCGCTGCGGATCACGCCGCACCAGAACCTGATCTTCTGCGACATCGAACCGCAAGATAAGTCGCGGCTCGAGTCGGTGCTCAGGTCGCATGGCGTGCCGCTCACCGAGGACGTGAGTCTCGCCCGCCGCTGGTCGATGGCCTGCCCCGCGATGCCGACCTGCGGGCTCTCGATCACCGAGAGCGAGCGGTTCATGCCCGGCATGATCGACCAGATGGACACGATGCTCGCCGAGCTCGGCTTGCAGGACGAGCTGTTCACCACCCGCATGACCGGCTGTCCGAACGGCTGCGCCCGGCCTTACAACTCCGACATCGGACTGGTCGGCCGCGCGGTGGGCAAGTACACGCTGTTTCTCGGCGGCAGCCGGCTGGGGCACCGGCTCAACTGGATCTACAAGGACAAGGTGCCGTCCGACGAGATCGTGCCCGAGCTCCGTAAGTGCTTCGAGTTGTTCAAAGCCGAGCGCCAGCCGAGTGAGTCGTTCGGCGACTTCTGCGACCGCATGGGCAAAGACGCGCTGCTCGAGAAGTGCGGCTGA
- a CDS encoding phosphatidylglycerophosphatase A family protein, with protein sequence MAEAPRRTPAVWLATGLGVGLVSPTPGTVGALWGVPIFLAVSQLPSLGLQWVAMLALVALGVPICTRAGRDLGAGKDPQAIVWDEFTTVPIVLAVAPRGLPSVDTIAWLAAGFALHRIFDISKPFPCRRLELLPEGWGVMADDVMAAAYAAVVLATLAAMCPVV encoded by the coding sequence ATGGCCGAGGCCCCCCGAAGAACCCCGGCCGTCTGGCTCGCCACTGGTCTGGGGGTCGGATTGGTCTCGCCGACGCCGGGCACAGTGGGCGCCCTGTGGGGCGTGCCGATCTTTCTGGCGGTGAGCCAGCTGCCCAGCCTCGGGTTGCAGTGGGTCGCGATGCTAGCCCTGGTGGCCCTCGGCGTGCCGATCTGCACCCGCGCCGGCCGTGACCTGGGGGCCGGCAAGGACCCGCAGGCGATCGTCTGGGACGAGTTCACCACCGTCCCGATCGTGCTGGCGGTGGCGCCTCGCGGCTTGCCGTCAGTAGACACGATCGCCTGGCTGGCGGCGGGGTTCGCCCTGCACCGCATTTTCGACATCAGCAAACCGTTTCCCTGCCGGCGGCTGGAGCTGCTGCCGGAGGGCTGGGGCGTGATGGCCGACGACGTGATGGCGGCCGCCTACGCGGCGGTCGTGCTGGCGACACTCGCCGCGATGTGCCCGGTCGTCTGA
- the folD gene encoding bifunctional methylenetetrahydrofolate dehydrogenase/methenyltetrahydrofolate cyclohydrolase FolD, giving the protein MPAQIIDGKQIAQQIRSELAAEVAEFIENNAATPCLAAVLVGEDPASQVYVRNKERACEAAGMVSKLFRLPAETTQDELLSLIAKLNKDAEVHGILVQLPLPPQIDSERVLRAIHPSKDVDAFHPENVGLMTLGKPRFLPCTPHGVLQLLKRSGVETAGKRAVVVGRSDIVGKPMTLLLAQKGWDATVTIAHSRTTDLAAVCREADVLVAAVGRPEMITGDMIKPGAAVIDVGINRVDNGTPKGKLVGDVAYDAAAEVAGWITPVPGGVGPMTIAMLLHNTLTAAAAIER; this is encoded by the coding sequence ATGCCCGCCCAGATTATCGACGGCAAACAGATCGCCCAGCAGATCCGCTCCGAGCTGGCGGCCGAGGTGGCCGAGTTCATCGAGAACAACGCCGCCACCCCCTGCCTCGCCGCCGTGCTGGTGGGCGAAGACCCGGCCAGCCAGGTTTACGTGCGCAACAAGGAGCGCGCCTGCGAGGCGGCCGGCATGGTCAGCAAGCTGTTCCGCCTGCCGGCCGAGACCACCCAGGACGAGCTGCTCAGCCTCATCGCCAAGCTCAACAAGGACGCCGAGGTCCACGGCATCCTGGTCCAGCTGCCGCTGCCGCCACAGATCGACAGCGAACGCGTGCTGCGGGCGATCCACCCGTCCAAGGATGTCGACGCCTTCCACCCGGAGAATGTCGGCCTGATGACCTTGGGCAAGCCGCGGTTCCTGCCCTGCACGCCGCACGGCGTGTTGCAGCTGCTGAAACGCTCGGGCGTCGAGACAGCCGGCAAGCGGGCCGTCGTGGTGGGACGGAGCGACATTGTCGGCAAGCCGATGACCTTGCTCTTGGCCCAGAAGGGCTGGGACGCCACGGTCACGATCGCCCACAGCCGCACCACCGATCTGGCGGCCGTTTGCCGCGAGGCGGACGTGCTCGTGGCGGCCGTCGGCCGGCCGGAGATGATCACCGGCGACATGATCAAGCCGGGCGCGGCGGTGATCGACGTCGGCATCAACCGCGTGGACAACGGCACGCCGAAGGGCAAGCTCGTGGGCGATGTCGCCTACGACGCCGCCGCCGAGGTGGCCGGCTGGATCACGCCCGTGCCGGGGGGCGTGGGGCCGATGACCATCGCCATGCTGCTGCACAACACGCTCACGGCGGCCGCCGCGATCGAGCGGTAG
- the bcp gene encoding thioredoxin-dependent thiol peroxidase yields the protein MAADDGWIEVGERAPAFTLTSDQGEKVRLADLKGSPLVLYFYPKDDTPGCTREACAFRDASKELKKLGATVLGVSPDDEASHAAFRDKFKLNFPLLADPGHKVAEKYGAWREKTLYGKKSMGIQRSTYVIDSAGKVAKLWRRVSVDGHDAKVLEALRALEG from the coding sequence TACTCTGACCAGCGACCAAGGCGAGAAGGTTCGCCTGGCGGACCTGAAGGGCTCTCCCTTGGTGCTCTACTTCTACCCGAAAGACGACACCCCGGGCTGCACCCGCGAGGCGTGCGCCTTCCGCGACGCCAGCAAGGAGCTCAAAAAGCTTGGCGCCACGGTCCTCGGCGTCAGCCCCGACGACGAGGCGAGCCACGCCGCCTTCCGCGATAAGTTCAAGCTGAACTTCCCACTGCTGGCCGACCCCGGCCACAAAGTGGCCGAGAAGTACGGCGCCTGGCGCGAGAAAACGCTGTACGGCAAGAAGTCGATGGGCATTCAACGCAGCACGTACGTGATCGACTCGGCTGGCAAAGTCGCCAAGCTCTGGAGACGCGTGAGCGTGGACGGGCACGACGCGAAGGTGCTCGAGGCGCTGCGGGCTCTCGAAGGCTAA